The sequence tccctccctccttaaagaaaatttcgtccccgaaattacatatctggtattctaaCTTGTgatctcttttgtggccttttccatcctgtgatggttccacttcttgacgagaacaatattattgtctcataaaacttgaaccttgcaatcaagtatctggactgatttctcttcataacttaggtcctggctaggactatcTCATCTTGCATTTGCATGACGAAGagtttattcttttttattccACAATATACATCTAGCGTTTGTTCAAGTATACTTTTATGACACACAAAGTGAGGTTGGGAATAGAATTAACATAatacaaaatcaaattttgtcagAAGCAATTGTAAAGATGTTCGTGAAAATTTTAGAGATCAACTCGTATACAAaactttttcaaagattgaaAGATTATCCTCCAATGGACAATGTTCAGCATCATATGTTCAAAGGTTCTCCTCACTCGCTGCTGCGCTCCGATCAACAATCTCTTGCTTGGTCTCCGGTCGCCGCCTCCACTCTTCGAAGGCCGTTTTAGGTTAGTTTTGATTCTCGCTCCGTCTGTTATAAATTATTGCAATGCTAATTAACGTCACTTTCCAATTTGTAAGCAGACATGTTTAGATATTTTAACCATATTAGATTCCAATGCTCACAATCTTATGCATTATTCTGTGAGTGATATCTCTGATCATTACAcatcaaattttctattaaaatgcaaaaaaaaaaaaaaatcatgtcatGTTATTTTTGTATTCGTCGAAAAAAAATGAACGTTATTttactaataaaaaattatgcaacaatttaaaaaattgaacgTGTTAATTTGTTTTTAACAATTAATCATTAATATTAAACAATTCAATCTGATGTGCTCTATTTGTCTAACGCCTATATTATATGTTATCCACCTAATAAAAGCCCCTTGTATAAGAATAAGAAGAtaccaaattttaaaatgaatatACTATACTAAGTTCAAATTTTTGAAGTGTTAAGAGTCTTATTTTGGTGACATGCAGCTAAAATAAAAGTAGAGATTGTTTGGAAGGAATCTATAAAAGTAGTTTgcgttttttgtaatttatgcATTACTAGTAAGTCACCCGTCAAAATTCGACGggatctattaaaatataaatttataaaattattaatgtatttttgttttatgaattatttttcacaaaaatagagaatttaataaaattgttttaatgtaaaaaaagttataatatttatttgaaattgacctaatttaaatgtcttataaatttatatgtaagcagagtttcaatccaaaaaaatattatgattcCAAACCATCCAGGAAAAAACGGAGAAAATCTTCAAATATGAAGAAGCTTTAAGATGGCATACCTGATATATTTCATccttgttactccctccgtccactaattcatgacctaaggagcaaaacacgggttttaagaaaaaatgtatttttattagttgagtggagaaagggacccacaattaatgtattgtttattagttgagtggagaaaaagtgtattgttttgggacccaccaattaaatataaataaaaacttactaaaaatggataagCCTTGAGTTGgtgaacgtcccaaaaaggaaagaatgccttgaattagtggacggagtgAGGATTATTTTAACTTTCAAGTTGCTTCCACGAAGTTGTCCGACAATAGTAATAGCTTTATGACATTAATTATGcatcagaaaataaaaataaaatatagattaTGAGAAAAGTGGTAAGGAACTTTCATGCTAAATCTAACAGAATAGGGATTGTGGTGATTGGTTTCTGACAAACAAATAAACGATGGGAACCATCCACATGACAAAAGGTGATCAAACAATGCGTGGAAATCTACATCCAAATTTcagttatgaattttttttttttttttttttttttttttttttttttgatcggataAAGTTGTGTTAGATGTTAACAATTAGTTCTCCAAACACTCCAAGAATTCACCAagcccaccttatctctccaatcaccaaattcgctcccaagagggatcgaacccgggtctcatcacttaagtgaggacccggtggccaaaTTTCAGTGAGCAGTGAAGGATGGTGGGCGGGCACGACTCGATACGCTCGTCAGCGAGGATGGAGGGAGGACCACGGACCGATCTTCAGAACGCGGCGAGGGACAACCATGGACAGACTTCAAAAGGTCAGCGAGGAAGATGACACAGAGCGCAGATATGGAGGCTTGCGAATTGCGAAGATGATCAGGAGTTAGTTGAATCAGGCTTATGTTGAAGGAATTGTAGCTATCGTGGACTCctaattcaattcaaatattaattCTTAGTTAACAAAAATGCAAAGAGTGATCGACATATCTATCCTAATTATCAGATAAACTTGGaaacaataaatatatataataatctaATTCTAGTAGGATCCTGAATTTATAGCTATAATCTAAATAGAATAATAATATCTTAAACTTCAAATATCACATATCTCGACAAGATATCAAAATTAAAggttataataaatatatattaaatagattataactatgtatatatataaaatatgtatagggctaaaataggcaatccacaagttgtcccATAGAATGCTTAGGcactttttctattagtatagatatagatttattAATAGTTGccttattcattttttaaattacaataatagTCAAACGTTTAagtcaatttaataaatacaattaattaatacaagtattcaaaactatataataatatctatgtattttatttacataatataaAATCACACGTCACGTTCTTACTGCTAGTTTATCCAAAAGTGAAGGAGCGGTGCGAGCAACAGCTGAGAGCGGCGCAGTGGAATCCGGCAGTGTTTACTGTAAATGGTGAATTTCGTTTGAGTAGAATCTGCCGTAACTTGAGAAGGAATAGAGTAGAAACAAGATATATATGAAGAAACCACAATTGTCAAAGCAACTAAATGTCATTTACAAACACAACCACCAAAGGAGAAGAAAAATCAATTATCCAAATTAACGCCAACTGCTTTAGCTCATGGATTGATATTCACCATATCTATTTCGGAGATGAAGTCTGAATTCCTTATCTTTGCTGCAATGCTTTTGTTTGTCACCATCTTTAACTCTTTGAACGTATCCATCGTCACAATCTCTTCCGGGAGGGTATCCAGATATGGACAATCATGAATTTCTAATTTCCTGAGCTCATACATTACATCTCCTCCACATTGTACGTTTCTCAGATTCCATAACTCTTCGAGGCACAGGACTCTGAGAAGAAAGAAGTCATCGTGCAAGATCACCATTTGTTGACCAGTGTATGCATTTCACAATTTGAGGTATTGTAGACCAGATAACTTCCCTAGTAGTGGCATGGGGTCTTCATCAAGACAGCTATTAACCAAAGTCAATGATTCAAGTGATCGAGGGAAACTTGTTGGAAGCCTGGCAAGGAGTCCATccaatttgagtgttttgagagTGTGTAGAATAGCAAGCTCATCCAAACAAGGCATGCTTCTGAAACGATACCCTCTTAAGATTAGGTGTTTAAGCTTTATCAAGTCTGCCAATGACACAAAGAGCTTGCTTACATCTGAGTTTCCATCCAATCCTTCTATGCCCAATTTCTTAAGAAACTTCAACTCTTTTAAGCCCGAGAGCTCATATGTCCAATCATCAACCGAGAAGTAGGTTAACGTCTCCAGAAACTGTAGCGCGTCTATCTTCAAAGGCTTCCGGCAAATCACATCAGACATGTAGAGGTGGCTAAGGCTATCCATTTCCCATATAATATCCGGCACCTCCACCATAAAGTTTTGAGCTATGTCAAGAACCTCAAGCCTTTTCAAGCACCCTAACGACTGTGGAAGCTCTTTTATGTAATTATTTCTCAACCCCAAGTATCTTAATTCCATCAATGTGCCGATACTTTCCGGTAAAAACTTCAACCCAAAATCTTCCAAGTCGAGTATCTTAAGTCGTTGTTCAAAGCTCTTCCAATAAGATGGACTAGTCTCGAAGTAGCCACCtccatggaagaagagagaaacaaGATGCTTATCTTGATCCGTGGAGTAGTTGAACTTGTATCTGCTACAAATGATCACACGATGATGACGTGGACTCTCAGAGGGCCGATTATTTCCATTGTTCCTTAGGATCTCAAAATCGAATTTCTCCTCTGCTTTTTGGATGGATAGCATGTGTAGCACAACATTCATGTGATACTCCGTGCTCTTGTCCTGGACATCAATAAAAGATTCATTGACTAAATCATCTAAATATGATTCACATAGATGTTCGCGATCTTCTATTCCTCCTGCAATCCAAATGTGTTTCAACTTTTCTTCCCTCAAAGTTGTATTTTCCTTAAAGAAGGCCATAGACAAGAAACATGAATCTAGTTTAGGATCCAATTTATGATAAAATGGCTCCAACAACTTCAATGTTGAACCAAAATCAACTGATTCAAGAAGTTGTTCCCATTCACTCTCCCCTGAGACTTTCTTTTCTGCTAACTGCTTTCCCACCTCTTTTATAGCTAATGGCAGACCGCCACATTTTCTCAACATTTGTTTTCCCATATGCTCCAAGGACTTTGGGAAAATGTGCTCACCCGTTAATTTATTGCcgtgttttattgttttcagaAACAATTGCCAGCTCTTCGTAGAATCCAAAGGTTTCATCTCATGAACATCCAAATAATCTTTATCTATGTTGACATGTGTCGTGTGACTTGTGAGCAGCAATTTACTTCCAGTGTCTGCTCACATAAGAACAATACAAAAAGGGAGAGTGAGAAGGTTATTTTGAGTCATAAACAGACGAAAAGATGATCATACATACCTTGATTTGGAAGATCTTTGAAGAAAGACTTCAAGGGCATGTGTTTGGGCATGTCATCGAGAACTATAAGATATCGCTTATCTTGCAGGTGTAGGTAAAGCATATCTCGGAGGCTTTGGCTGTCCATATTCTCCAATGAGGAAGATGTATCAGGATCTTCTACTGCTACTTGTTGTATGAGTTTGATAAGTAGCTCTTTCATAGTGAAGTGAGTAGAATTGGATACCCAAGCACGACGGTCGAAGTGATCAACGACGGTAGGATGGTTGTATATCTCTCTCGCAAGAGTTGTCTTTCCAATACCACACATCCCTTTAATAACAACAGTCTTCAGGTATTCTCTGCCATCAACAATCCTTTTGTGAATCAGAAATTCCACATCTTCCTCCAAGCCCACCACATCTACATCATCTTCAACATTTTGTGATGATCTCATGTTGGACTCATCATCTCCCAGTTTAAGCATCTGCTTTTTTATCTCTCCCATCCAACTAAAGATGGACTCACATAAACCGCTATCATAGATATCGTCTTCGTGCCAAATACTGTCGCAGGCATCCTCAACCACGTCGACGAGGTCAGATACCCAAAAATTTAGTCTTCTCTCATCTTCCAATTTCTTATCCCTCACAATATCCAAAATCTCTCTAATCTCTGTAGTTACCCTTTCTATATCCTTTTTTGCAAAGAATTTTCGTAGTTTATACTTGTCCAGCATGTGTATCAGCGATAAGAGATCATCCGACATGTTTCTGCTTCGACCAAACTGCCCTAGCTAGTAGCCAATTTAACAACATTAGTAGTTAGGAAATAACACATTTAAACAAATCCATAATTTATTAGTatagaaaaaaatgattttcGATTGAATAAAAGTTACTCAAGCGAAAGATTTCAAAAATCTAACACTATGTAAGAACATCATAATCATGCGAATTTAATTTTCGATATAATTATTgaaacaatcataaacacgtGAATTCGTCATATTAATCTAATCtatggagaaggaaaaagttacCATggaaactaaaccctaaaacctgaacactaaaccctaataggagtatttatttttaataagcacacaaaatacacattttgtcgcacaaatgtatactcatgttaatataaatatttaccttcattcaatataaagcattatacatatcaataattacttttccttactataataattatttgatcaaataataatataattatttatgtttattaaaagtaaccattgttataataaaaagtaataattgatatggagaaatgtaatgtttcaaaaatattatatttattgtaattattgttgtaatcAAAAGTAATTATCGTTATAATAGAAagtactaattattattataaagaaaggtaatgtttttgaaacattacatttcttcaccaTATTGATGTtaactacttatattaacataagtatgcATTTATgcaaacaaatgtatatcttattctcattaaaagtaataattattataaacaaatgtaataattgatatggagaaatgtaatgtttcaaaaatattatatttattgtaattatgcttattataaagaaaggtaatagttttgaaacattacatttcttcacaatattgatgtatatcttatgcttattaaaagtaacaattaatataaacaaatgtaataatttgagGTGCGGGTCAGGGTCACGGGTTTGGGCGCGGGGCGACCCGACCGCACCCAACATTTAGTGTtgtttctattattatttctgAAAGATGAGTTCTACTTTGATGTTTTTTAAGGGTGTGTTGCTTTGAGTTATAAGAAATTGATAAGTTTCATTTACCACTTTATACCTCACATtaacataataaaaaaattcggaCAGATGATATAAAATTTCGGATAATATCTTTTATCTTGGGAAAtagataattatatatataaaggaatGTAGTAACTTTATACTACATTATGAGGAATGATTACATATATCTATAATCtacaatatattaaaaaatcaaCCTACAATtggaaatcaattttaaaattcagtggcaaatttgtgattataataaaattgaagatttatttataaactatatatttttttattttatttttctttaacttcttatttttctactccctctgtcccattaaaaCTGACCACATTTCATTTTTGGTgtgtcccattatttatggccactttctaaaataaGTAATAATTTAAGTAAATTACGGCCACTAATTAAGTTATtaattaaaccctaaatcatgtttaaaataaatacacacaccctattcacacacacaacagccgattctcccttctctcttcttctccggcgggatGTCACCCCCATGGCTGCCGCTGCTTCTCGCCCCTCCAGTCGCCGCCATCTCTCGCCTCTTCGTCCGGACACCACCATTCCAGCCTCTCtcttctcatctccctctgtcTTCGCCTCGACCACCGCTGACCCTTTCCCCTCTTTGGGGCCTAGGACTTTCAGGCGGCGGCAGCGATCCTTTTTCCTCACCGTGCGATTTTGGGGGCTAGGGCGGCACATCTTCTACAGCCACACGATTTTGGGGGCTAGGGCTGCGATCGAAGTTATCTCCTGTGGCCATTTCACCCACGACGGCGCCGCCTCCTTCAGTACAGAGATCCCTATTTCGATACTGATACTGCTCCCCGTACACTGGGAATCGGCTAGTTTTGTTGATGAAAGCAccaatttttcttcttttaaccTCGTTTGACTGCCGACCGAGCTTTCTTGCACCGCTCGAGTTCGTAATCATAATTAGGTTTTGAACTGAGTGATTTGGGAGTTTTTGAGGAGGATGATAGTGAAGAAGAGCTTGAAAATGGTAATGCCAATTTTGAAACGTGTCGAGCCGGTGACTCAGTCGGTGATGACGACGAGTCATCAGTCAATCGGAAGAAACGCAAAACTTCTAGTTGTTATTTTCCTCTGCATCTTCTAGAATCTGAGAGTGGTCGGtgcaaaaaaatgaagaaaaaactGAGGGTggtcggtggtggtggtgctccgGTTGCCGGCGGTGAGTTACTGGCAGTTCtgtggtggttgttggcagaTTTGCTAATTAAGCAATTAAGATAATGAAAAAGTCATTTAAAAATATGGACCACTCAATTAaagaataacaataaatttcttaatctctgtgccaaAAAGAATATGGTTGCTTTTAAcgggacagaggaagtatttttttttctaattatgaaattcgactaattataaaatatttcatatgCATATTGTTGTGCCAAAAAATAACACttataaaagaaagcaataagaacGATAAGAACACAGAGATTAGCAGCGAAACGTAGAATTTTGTATTACTTTATGCGTGAGGCTATGGAAGCAAGTAAACAATGATCGTAGATGATCTTACACTAGgttttacatgtatttataagTAATGATTATGAGTTCTATTAGGGGAAGGACTCTCGTTCCAATTGTAGTCGAACCATGATTCTTCGTGTTCTTAGGCTCGTCTCAATCTTGACTTCAGTTTCGGTTAATTGCGATTGTTGGACTCTTTTAGGATAAGCTTAGTTCTGAGAAGTTGGGCTCATACTACTAAGAACAATGTCGTTTGGGACCGAGTAGAGTTATTTCGACAAGCAATGGGCTTTTCGGAATAAAGTGGGCCTCTTGAGATTGGGCTTTGTTGGCTCTTGGATAATGGCGTTTTGGGCCAGACAAAGATGTTTCGCCTTCAGCAAAGCTATTTCCTCTACCTCTGGTATTGTAGAGatgcatattttttttcatcagCTTCTCCCCCCTGGTCTAGTCAAAGCACGACTGGTGGGTGTTTTGGTTGGACTAGAGAGTTAGCGTTGTAGGGTTGAATTTGTTGTGGCAGCGTTCTTGATTTGGTTCCTCTTCTCTTTGAGCATACAATGAGCAAGGTTGTGTGGTGTTCGGGTTTATTGTTCTCCCTTTGCTAGCCTGTTGGTAAAGGTTCTTTTGTGTGTGTTGGTGGGTGAGTGAGGATCATTCACACTTAGAGAGTTGGTTGTTCCATTGCTCAATTTTTCATTGTTGTGAGGGTTTGGGAAGATATATAGAGGCGAGAAAGCTTGCGAGTTTGTCGTGTACGTCCTTTAAGTATATCTTATTGTCACTAGTGAATAATTTACCCTGGGCATGGCCCCTcagacgtaggtgttttatcaTCGAACTGGGTAAACAATCCTGGTGTTCTGTTTGTTACTTTCTGGAGCTCTTTCGTTGCTACTTTTCATTGCACTTATTATGACACTTTGTGTGTGTGAGGTATATGCAATTGGATAGATTAttctttcactttttttttttttttttataaataaggggaattcataagcataaatgATAAAGAAAAGATGGACCACGTCTTAAATATAAAAGTGACATACTTTTTAAGGTTGCCAAAAATGACATACTTTTGACGGATGGAGAGAGTACTTAATTTTCaagaattactccctccgtcccacgaatcttgagtcactttcctttttcggcCGTCcaacgaatcttgagtcattttcttatatggaaaattttttctctttattcaccttttcactctttcacctaccacacttaacacactaaatactattttcttaattactGTACCGAAAAAGAATTgcctcaagattcgtgggacagaaGGAGTATAACTTAGACAATTGTAATAGAAGGCAAAATGGGAGACAAACAGTTGCAACCCACCTCCTACATTTCTTCCTCCATCAATGAAACATCTTCATATTCTGTCATTTTCGTTTGTCCACAAAAACATCTTCCTTATCTAGttttagaaataattttattaactaTTACCTTTACAATTTACACATTCTTCATAGACTCTCATTCTCCTTCTTAATTATCTTATGATATCTTCAATTGATACAATTAACTCTGATTCCATTTTGACAATAGCAAACAAGCAAACATTGTAAATTTGCATTCGACAACAAAAGGATTACACATATTGGATTCAGTAAACCAGATTTAAGATAACATACCAGGGATACTGACGACAGACCAAGGACAGAAGGAGGTGGTGGCGCCGAACGAGCAGCGGCTGCAAGCAGTGAAGGAGCGGTGGCGAGCAACGACTGGGGCGGGGCACGGTGGAATCCGGCGGTGTTTACTGTAAATAGTGAAATTCGTTTGAGTAGAATTAGGGATCTAGAATGTTAAAAATTGTGATTAATTATATTGAACGTCTAGTTGAAGAAGCCAAATAATGTGAATATTTAacaaccactaataaaatataagaagCCAGCTGCATCTGTGATTAATGAGGGTCAACTTGCACTTTCACCGCACATGCATTCTGCGTGTAATTATTattctttaattaaaatttaacagTCCATAATAGTAGTTGATATATTTTGAAGACAACTGCACTCATGCCTTGATATTCACAAAGATCTTCCGTTACAAtggaaaatactccctccataaGTATCCTAttaagataaatttattattcatttttaactgtcatatttcaaaatttgagaataaaaaaatgacaaagttcCTACTTTACCcttttttaagtgtcctatttcaaaatttgataataaatttattacactatgaaaataataaatatgggcacaaAGGAAATACTCCAACTTCCTTgatatatgtaatttttttcCATGAAACACTTAGAAAAAAACGGAGGGTGGCTTAAACAGTTgaattaaattcattttttaccGCAGAGTGCACGTTCGATCATCCAGCTTTTCTCAAGAAACGAGGTGTTGACCTACTGTTTCTGACATAAGATTGTAAAAAACAAGTAACAGTTTATCCAATGTAAAATTCTTTTTCTAGCAAAGACAATAAAAATGGACGCCTTAATTATATGAAGATGAGGCAAGCAGCTTCAGTGACCATAATTGTCGAGACTAAAtgttacttcctccgtccacaaaatatgATCTAATTTGTCATGAAACAACGTAAGAAATTGAAATAAGTCTTTTATTTATTCAGTGCAGAAACTAAAGAGTCACTTTTAACGTTGTTGAGTTCAAAactcttttatttatttcatgcaTGAACTAATTATCTTTACTTTGTAGCCTATAAATAGTCATCTTATGTAGTGAAATTCAGTGCAGAAACTAAAGAgtaaacttataaatatatacttagCAAACTCTTAGAAATCTAAGGGACGAGAATAATATTGTCTGAAGTAACTTGAGCAATATATTCCAAAATCGAGGGAGAAACAAAGTACACAcgagatatatatgaaaaaacCAAAATTGTCGCAACTAAATGTCATTTACAAACACACAACCACCATGGGAGAAAATGTAGCTAGAATTAACTATCCAAATTAACGCCAACAAGAAAAACGTACGTAACAATAATGCAGACAACTCCGCGAGCTCATGGATTGATATTCACGATGCCTATCTCGGAGATTAAGTCTAGATTCTTGATCTTTGTCGCAATGCTTTTGGTTGTCACCATCTTTAACTCCTTCAGACGGTTCTTCGGCCCAATCGTTTTCGAGAGGGTATCCAGATATGGACAATCATGGATTTCTAATTTCTGGAGCCCAAACATTGCATATTTAGGACATTGTACATTTCTCAGATTCCACAACTCTTCAATGCACAGGGCTTTGAGACTGACGAAGCCATCGTGCAAGATCACCATTTCTTGACCAGTGTATGCGTTCCGCAACTTGAGGTATTTTAGCTTGGGTAACTTCCCAAGTAGAGGCATGGGATCTTCATCAAGACAGCTATCAATCAACGTCAATGATTCAATTTTTCGAGGGAGATTACTTGGTAACCTGGAAAGGAGTCCATCCAATTTGAGTGTACGAACACTGCGCAGAATACCAAGCTCATCCAAACAAGGCATGCTTCTGAAACGATACCCTCTTAAGATTAGGTGTTTAAGACTCTCCAACACAGCCAATGCCACAAAGAGCTTGCTTACATCTGAGTTTCCGTCCAATTCTTCTATCCCCAATTTCTCAAGAAACCTCAACATTTTTAAGTCCGAGAGCTCATATGTCAAATTATCAACCGAGACGTAGGTTAAGGTCTTCAAATTCTGTAGCGCGGCTATCTTGGAAGGCTTCCGGCAAATCACATTAGACAAGTAGAGGTGGCGAAGGCTACAAATTTCCCATATAATATCTGGCACCTCCACCATAAAGTTTTGAGCTATGTCAAGAACCTCAAGCTTTTCCAAGCACCCCAGCGAGTCAGGGAGCTCTTGTAAGTAATTGTTTCTCAATCCCAAGTATCTTAATTCCATCAATGTGCCGATAGTTTCCGGTAAAGTCTTCAACCCAAAATCTTCCAAGTCAAGTATCTTAAGCTGTTCAAAGCTCTTCCAATAAGATGAATTAGTGTCAAAGTAACCACCtccatggaagaagagagaaataagAAGTTTATCTTTATCCGTGGAGTAGTTGAACTTGTCTCTG comes from Salvia miltiorrhiza cultivar Shanhuang (shh) chromosome 3, IMPLAD_Smil_shh, whole genome shotgun sequence and encodes:
- the LOC131018280 gene encoding disease resistance RPP8-like protein 3 gives rise to the protein MEMPVFDVHEMKTLDSKKSWQLFLKTINHGNKLMGEHKFPMKFERMGKQMLRKCGGLPLAIKEVGKQLVEKKLSRRGEWEQLLESVDFGSTLKLLEPFYNKLDPKLDSCFLSMAFFKENTTLRAEKLTQIWVVGGVVDSEDECKPYLDGLVNESFIAVKDKSTEYSMNTLLHMLSIQKAEEKLSFEIQRNNGNNRPSESPRHHRVIICSRDKFNYSTDKDKLLISLFFHGGGYFDTNSSYWKSFEQLKILDLEDFGLKTLPETIGTLMELRYLGLRNNYLQELPDSLGCLEKLEVLDIAQNFMVEVPDIIWEICSLRHLYLSNVICRKPSKIAALQNLKTLTYVSVDNLTYELSDLKMLRFLEKLGIEELDGNSDVSKLFVALAVLESLKHLILRGYRFRSMPCLDELGILRSVRTLKLDGLLSRLPSNLPRKIESLTLIDSCLDEDPMPLLGKLPKLKYLKLRNAYTGQEMVILHDGFVSLKALCIEELWNLRNVQCPKYAMFGLQKLEIHDCPYLDTLSKTIGPKNRLKELKMVTTKSIATKIKNLDLISEIGIVNINP
- the LOC131017434 gene encoding probable disease resistance protein At1g58390, with translation MSDDLLSLIHMLDKYKLRKFFAKKDIERVTTEIREILDIVRDKKLEDERRLNFWVSDLVDVVEDACDSIWHEDDIYDSGLCESIFSWMGEIKKQMLKLGDDESNMRSSQNVEDDVDVVGLEEDVEFLIHKRIVDGREYLKTVVIKGMCGIGKTTLAREIYNHPTVVDHFDRRAWVSNSTHFTMKELLIKLIQQVAVEDPDTSSSLENMDSQSLRDMLYLHLQDKRYLIVLDDMPKHMPLKSFFKDLPNQDTGSKLLLTSHTTHVNIDKDYLDVHEMKPLDSTKSWQLFLKTIKHGNKLTGEHIFPKSLEHMGKQMLRKCGGLPLAIKEVGKQLAEKKVSGESEWEQLLESVDFGSTLKLLEPFYHKLDPKLDSCFLSMAFFKENTTLREEKLKHIWIAGGIEDREHLCESYLDDLVNESFIDVQDKSTEYHMNVVLHMLSIQKAEEKFDFEILRNNGNNRPSESPRHHRVIICSRYKFNYSTDQDKHLVSLFFHGGGYFETSPSYWKSFEQRLKILDLEDFGLKFLPESIGTLMELRYLGLRNNYIKELPQSLGCLKRLEVLDIAQNFMVEVPDIIWEMDSLSHLYMSDVICRKPLKIDALQFLETLTYFSVDDWTYELSGLKELKFLKKLGIEGLDGNSDVSKLFVSLADLIKLKHLILRGYRFRSMPCLDELAILHTLKTLKLDGLLARLPTSFPRSLESLTLVNSCLDEDPMPLLGKLSGLQYLKL